One genomic region from Arthrobacter sp. YN encodes:
- a CDS encoding MMPL family transporter — protein MASFLYRLGKFSYRRRWLVISIWLAVMVAVGGSAAAFHGTMSNNFTIPGTETQQMADKLKEALPDSSGGSASVVFDAGDGGFDQAKKDAVAAALTKLEAMPDVQGTVNPFTTQEQLDNSAAEIAAGEAKAAEGQAQLDASRAQLEAGEAQLAGVEQQLAASGLTPAQVEAQLAPQRAELAAGKEKLDAGAKEAADGAATLALGKRQLEASEGLRFVSSDNKAAVAQVQFKTSINAVDPAVREEVQEIVHGVSSAGVTAYASKEITEDVSEIFGIAEIVGVAVAAMVLILMLGTLIAAGLPLLMALIGVAVGVGGTFALTSVIDMSSISPMLALMLGLAVGIDYSLFIVNRHRTQLLAGMDAEESAALATGTSGNAVLFAGLTVIIALAALVVPGLPFLAVMGVAAAATVAVAVVVALTLTPAVLALIGRRLISKRAWAKAAKHNAEPGHEAADRERDEKRSSGGWGGMVTRHPWVALVASVVLLGALALPASQLRLALPDGGSEPVDSQAFKAYDLTRSSFGEGVTGPIVVVGEFPEGLSENDAKNKQFDVADELRSVENVIAAVPIALSEDRRTAVFQVIPKEGPASAGTVQVVSDLRAKGAVISDDLDVKIGLTGQTAGNIDVSNKLGAALPPYLAIVVGLSLLLLLLVFRSIVVPLLATGGFLLSLAAAFGAVVAVYQWGWLGGIFDVANPGAVLSFLPIILIGVLFGLAMDYQVFITSGMRESFMHGESARHAVRSGFSHASAVVTAAAIIMVSVFSGFIFSHLTMVRPLGFAMAFGVLIDAFVVRMTIVPAVMYLLGEKAWWLPRWLERVLPDVDVEGAKLERSDRRKADAEELVH, from the coding sequence ATGGCCTCGTTCCTCTACCGTCTCGGCAAGTTTTCGTATCGGCGCCGCTGGCTGGTCATCTCCATCTGGCTGGCCGTCATGGTGGCGGTTGGCGGCTCGGCCGCAGCCTTCCACGGCACCATGTCCAACAACTTCACCATCCCGGGCACCGAAACCCAGCAGATGGCCGACAAACTCAAGGAAGCGCTCCCTGATTCTTCGGGAGGCTCCGCCAGCGTGGTCTTCGATGCCGGGGACGGCGGATTCGACCAAGCCAAAAAGGACGCAGTAGCCGCTGCGTTGACCAAACTCGAGGCCATGCCTGACGTGCAGGGAACGGTGAACCCGTTCACCACACAGGAGCAGCTGGATAACTCCGCGGCTGAGATCGCTGCCGGTGAGGCGAAGGCAGCCGAGGGCCAGGCCCAGCTTGATGCTTCCCGCGCGCAGTTGGAAGCGGGCGAGGCCCAACTCGCCGGGGTGGAACAGCAACTCGCCGCTTCGGGCCTGACACCCGCACAGGTTGAAGCCCAGTTGGCGCCGCAGCGCGCAGAACTTGCTGCCGGTAAGGAAAAGCTCGACGCCGGAGCCAAGGAAGCTGCCGACGGCGCCGCCACATTGGCTCTGGGCAAGCGACAGCTCGAAGCATCTGAAGGCCTCCGCTTTGTGTCCAGTGACAACAAAGCCGCAGTAGCGCAGGTCCAGTTCAAGACCTCCATTAACGCTGTTGACCCCGCCGTCCGCGAGGAAGTCCAGGAGATCGTCCACGGAGTTTCTTCCGCCGGCGTCACGGCCTACGCCAGCAAGGAAATCACCGAAGATGTCTCGGAGATCTTCGGTATTGCTGAAATCGTGGGCGTCGCAGTCGCGGCCATGGTCCTGATCCTGATGCTCGGAACACTCATCGCGGCCGGGCTTCCTCTCCTGATGGCCCTGATCGGCGTAGCTGTAGGTGTCGGCGGAACGTTCGCACTGACCAGCGTCATCGACATGAGCTCCATCTCCCCGATGCTTGCACTGATGCTCGGACTCGCGGTTGGTATTGACTACTCCCTGTTTATCGTCAACCGTCATCGCACCCAGCTTCTGGCCGGCATGGACGCGGAGGAATCCGCTGCCTTGGCTACGGGTACTTCAGGTAACGCTGTGTTGTTTGCCGGGCTCACCGTCATCATCGCCTTGGCAGCACTCGTGGTCCCGGGGCTGCCCTTCCTCGCTGTGATGGGTGTTGCGGCCGCAGCGACCGTTGCTGTCGCCGTCGTCGTCGCCTTGACCCTGACGCCCGCCGTGCTGGCCCTGATCGGCCGCCGACTCATCTCCAAGCGCGCTTGGGCCAAGGCTGCCAAGCACAACGCCGAGCCCGGCCACGAAGCAGCCGACCGTGAACGCGACGAAAAGCGCAGCAGCGGAGGCTGGGGCGGTATGGTCACGCGTCATCCGTGGGTTGCCTTGGTAGCCAGCGTCGTGCTGTTGGGCGCTTTGGCACTGCCGGCTTCTCAGCTTCGGTTGGCACTTCCCGACGGCGGATCCGAGCCGGTCGATTCGCAGGCCTTCAAGGCCTATGACCTCACCCGCAGCAGCTTCGGCGAAGGCGTCACCGGCCCGATCGTCGTCGTCGGCGAATTCCCTGAAGGCCTCAGCGAAAACGACGCCAAGAACAAGCAGTTCGATGTCGCGGACGAACTTCGCAGTGTAGAAAACGTCATCGCGGCTGTACCAATCGCACTGAGCGAAGACCGCCGTACCGCAGTATTCCAGGTCATTCCCAAGGAAGGCCCGGCCAGTGCGGGCACCGTGCAAGTGGTGTCTGATCTCCGCGCCAAGGGTGCAGTGATCAGCGACGACCTTGACGTAAAAATCGGCCTGACCGGACAAACCGCGGGCAACATTGACGTTTCCAACAAGCTCGGAGCCGCGTTGCCGCCGTACTTGGCGATCGTCGTCGGGCTTTCCTTGCTCTTGCTGCTGCTGGTGTTCCGCTCGATCGTAGTGCCGCTGCTGGCCACGGGCGGATTCCTGCTCTCGCTGGCCGCTGCCTTCGGTGCCGTAGTTGCCGTCTACCAGTGGGGCTGGCTCGGAGGGATCTTCGACGTCGCCAACCCGGGCGCCGTCCTGAGCTTCCTGCCCATCATCCTGATCGGGGTGCTGTTCGGACTCGCCATGGACTACCAGGTGTTTATCACGTCGGGTATGCGGGAGTCGTTTATGCACGGCGAGTCCGCCAGACACGCGGTCCGCTCCGGTTTCAGCCATGCCTCCGCCGTGGTCACTGCCGCCGCGATCATCATGGTCAGTGTGTTCTCCGGCTTCATCTTCAGCCACCTCACGATGGTCCGGCCGCTGGGCTTCGCCATGGCGTTCGGTGTACTGATTGATGCCTTCGTGGTCCGCATGACCATCGTTCCCGCTGTGATGTACCTT